From a region of the Rhipicephalus microplus isolate Deutch F79 chromosome X, USDA_Rmic, whole genome shotgun sequence genome:
- the LOC119185796 gene encoding uncharacterized protein LOC119185796 codes for MASAGYSSSTSLTEETPPRAASPPAAQPYQALSNQKLSVPAKKVAYNVYAQVRKSDPQLSVRAACRKVSELTGVSERSVFRIKLDVNSGTLKSPKRKRLRLPAMDDRAKTGKTRLELHDSFSLAALRRKVHQYFLRNELPTAAKLAQDVTSDMNMPKMSVRTMQRLLNNIGFSFRKRKRNCELLERDDIITWRRRYLRTIRQLRAQKRPIYYLDETWVNAGHTKNKVWEDANITTREEAFRQGLTTGLRAPSGKGGRLILLHAGSEDGFLNSACLLFRAAKRSGDYHTEMDGPRFEQWFGEQLLPNIKPCSVIVMDNAPYHSVRLERVPTSSSRKADIQSWLTEKNIAFSQDQLKAELLDLVNNHKKMFSANRVDVLAKAAGHDVVRLPPYHCEFNPIELIWSQVKGYVAANNTTFTLAGVEKLVRESIDRVTPDNWLQACAHVKKIEEDLWQRDGLIDSKLDQLIIPLGSESSTESDGSDSNMSELEYLT; via the exons atggcgtccgccggttacagctcgtcaacgtcgcttacggaggaaacaccgccgcgtgccgcgagtccaccagctgcgcagccgtaccaggcgttgtcaaatcaaaagctgtccgtACCGGCCAAGAAGGTGGCGTACAACGTTTACGCGCAAGTAAGGAAAAGCGACCCGCAGCTGTCTGTGAGAGCCGCATGTCGGAAAGTCAGCGAGCTCACTGGTGTTAGCGAGCGCAGTGTCTTCCGGATTAAGCTCGACGTTAACAGTGGAACCCTGAAGTCACCGAAGCGCAAGCGCCTGCGCCTCCCCGCCATGGATGACCGTGCGAAAACCGGGAAGACAAGACTGGAGCTTCACGACAGCTTCTCCCTCGCAGCTCTACGAAGAAAAGTGCATCAATACTTTCTGAGGAATGAACTCCCAACAGCTGCAAAACTGGCTCAAGATGTAACCAGTGACATGAACATGCCTAAAATGAGCGTGCGAACGATGCAAAGGCTGCTTAACAATATCGGCTTTTCCTTTCGCAAACGGAAGAGAAACTGTGAGCTTTTGGAAAGAGACGACATCATCACGTGGCGACGGCGGTACCTGCGTACCATCCGACAACTTCGCGCTCAAAAACG ACCCATATACTACCTTGACGAAACCTGGGTCAACGCCGGACACACAAAGAATAAAGTATGGGAAGACGCGAACATCACGACACGAGAGGAGGCCTTTCGGCAAGGCCTGACCACAGGGCTTCGCGCACCAAGCGGCAAAGGTGGCAGGCTCATCCTTTTGCACGCCGGCAGTGAGGACGGGTTTCTGAATTCTGCATGCCTTCTCTTCCGAGCTGCAAAACGATCTGGGGACTACCACACCGAAATGGACGGGCCGCGCTTTGAGCAGTGGTTCGGTGAACAACTTTTGCCCAATATCAAGCCGTGCAGTGTCATTGTAATGGACAACGCACCGTACCACAGCGTCCGCCTCGAGAGAGTTCCAACATCGTCATCTCGAAAGGCTGACATTCAGTCGTGGCTGACAGAAAAGAACATCGCGTTTTCACAAGACCAATTGAAAGCTGAGCTGTTGGATTTGGTGAACAACCACAAGAAGATGTTTTCCGCCAATCGCGTGGATGTTTTGGCGAAGGCTGCCGGTCACGACGTCGTGAGGCTTCCTCCGTATCATTGCGAATTTAACCCGATCGAACTGATATGGAGCCAGGTGAAAGGTTACGTCGCTGCTAACAACACAACATTCACCCTTGCCGGCGTTGAAAAACTGGTGCGTGAAAGCATCGATCGCGTAACGCCAGACAACTGGCTCCAGGCATGTGCTCATGTGAAAAAAATCGAAGAGGACTTGTGGCAACGTGACGGCCTCATCGACTCAAAGCTCGACCAGCTTATAATTCCACTCGGGTCAGAGTCCAGCACCGAGAGTGACGGTAGTGACAGTAATATGAGCGAACTGGAATACCTCACATGA